Proteins encoded by one window of Cuniculiplasma divulgatum:
- a CDS encoding MFS transporter, which produces MERESKLILVLLIGVLMGAIDSTIVLLALTTINGYFKTQLSLSIWVILIYLLVIAVGTTQLGRLGDIVTRKKIFTAGIGIFTIGSALSGASTTIYELIGFRAIQAFGAAMIQSNSGAIVADNFPPQRRGRVFGYTAIGFNSGAMLGIVLGGIITTFIGWQYIFYINVPIGIFAFIYAIQNINPGQKIPNKLDIPGATLLAASLAILAYGGVDITSNGLTFYNEMFILVGTIVLLAFIAVERYVSKPLIPFRIFKIRVLSYSIISAFLQSLGFLSVVFLLIMYLQGIRDLTPFVSSLYLLPGYVVGSILGPLFGRLADRIGARIPATSGLLIMGVAILIYSTLKVNSTLDIIIIGSFFTGIGSSLFFPANNSAVMANSPRDLYGLSSGFLRTMSNIGMLGSFIVSISIASLSVSRYVAYEVFAGTSELDGGLSPTVSSALLGGIRSALFVCLAILLVGALFSFARGKEDRAIKR; this is translated from the coding sequence ATGGAAAGAGAGAGTAAACTGATACTTGTACTTCTAATCGGAGTGCTAATGGGTGCAATTGATTCCACCATAGTTCTCCTTGCCCTTACAACCATAAACGGATATTTCAAAACTCAACTTTCTCTGTCAATATGGGTCATCCTGATTTATCTGCTTGTAATTGCCGTAGGGACAACCCAGCTTGGAAGGCTTGGTGATATAGTTACTAGAAAAAAAATATTCACGGCAGGAATTGGAATTTTTACCATTGGTTCTGCACTGAGTGGAGCCTCTACCACTATATATGAATTAATCGGTTTCCGGGCAATCCAGGCATTTGGCGCTGCTATGATTCAGTCAAACAGTGGAGCAATAGTAGCTGATAATTTTCCACCACAGAGGAGGGGCAGAGTTTTCGGATACACTGCAATCGGATTCAACTCTGGTGCCATGCTTGGGATAGTTCTGGGAGGAATTATAACTACGTTTATTGGCTGGCAGTACATTTTCTATATAAACGTCCCAATTGGAATTTTTGCATTCATCTATGCAATACAGAATATTAATCCGGGGCAGAAAATTCCTAACAAACTCGATATCCCGGGGGCAACTCTACTCGCTGCATCTCTGGCAATTCTGGCATATGGAGGTGTTGATATAACTTCTAATGGTCTAACATTTTACAATGAAATGTTCATTCTTGTGGGTACAATTGTACTTTTGGCTTTTATAGCCGTAGAGAGGTATGTTTCTAAGCCACTCATACCATTCAGAATTTTCAAAATACGTGTCTTGAGTTATTCAATCATTTCTGCTTTTTTGCAGAGTCTTGGTTTTCTATCTGTTGTGTTCCTTCTAATAATGTATCTTCAGGGAATAAGGGATCTTACACCATTTGTTAGCTCACTGTATCTTCTCCCTGGATATGTAGTAGGGAGTATCCTTGGTCCACTGTTTGGAAGATTGGCGGACAGGATAGGAGCGAGGATCCCTGCAACTTCGGGTCTTCTTATCATGGGCGTGGCAATTCTTATATATTCCACTTTAAAGGTGAATTCAACACTGGATATAATTATAATTGGATCATTCTTCACAGGAATTGGTTCCTCACTGTTTTTCCCTGCTAACAACAGTGCAGTAATGGCTAATTCACCTCGGGACCTCTATGGTTTATCATCAGGGTTCCTGAGAACAATGTCTAACATTGGAATGCTGGGTAGTTTCATAGTATCTATATCCATAGCAAGTCTCAGCGTTTCAAGATATGTTGCATATGAGGTATTTGCAGGCACAAGCGAATTGGATGGTGGTTTGAGTCCAACTGTTTCATCTGCATTATTAGGTGGAATACGATCAGCCCTATTTGTGTGTCTTGCAATATTACTCGTAGGTGCATTATTCTCATTCGCAAGAGGAAAGGAGGATCGAGCCATAAAGAGATAA
- a CDS encoding TRAFAC clade GTPase domain-containing protein, translating into MPGIPLNQFGYGEEIGLVIFLTVVCSLVLLSWYLSISHYVKEANKKILGSQEIYYRNLSRGSVETGIYVILSMIPYIGFIFMFLSSSSISRMRRVTAAINHNFSKASRRYVMVSFLTGLGMFISTLVSLAGIGFLHNSTSYAQIFYLEILWYPIYFTVSVGTLLSVSTPGIRGATGVVGTLSILAYMGVILSSGSTIFNYNIIYFIEFTEILIALLFMVNYHTTKVLHMKIVKNNTGIAETNVTNTMSMAGDPVINEGYKPEFNRDKNQSANQKQQVNSSQNQTNYQQRNAVSTINTKYEQKDAIAIIGPPAAGKTTFLAYFFHFLQDIEAAINVEADVVSGIDLMEEYINRIFSEHKFPELTAKDRVGEVVFQFTKKKRFGSNRIYLRINDIAGETFNSLQGGPDNVRRMLMNTRFEYLLKAKGYLVMIDCSSYREWATRDLQYRRIIETILNARVDKKSRPNIAFLFTKTDTLPDAVFNYSAIDLLKLLRNTYAYITKNIKNPSAFKIFIKTERDQNGEIVPKLDLGVGGMYGINFDPQLNSGFILIANWISEVGDL; encoded by the coding sequence ATGCCAGGAATTCCACTTAACCAGTTCGGATATGGTGAAGAGATTGGATTAGTCATATTTCTCACGGTAGTGTGTTCTCTCGTTCTCTTATCATGGTATCTTTCAATAAGTCATTATGTCAAAGAGGCCAATAAGAAGATACTGGGCTCTCAGGAGATTTATTATAGAAACCTCTCCCGTGGTTCCGTTGAAACTGGAATTTATGTGATTCTATCAATGATACCCTATATCGGTTTTATTTTTATGTTTTTAAGTTCATCTTCTATTTCAAGGATGAGAAGGGTTACTGCTGCCATAAATCATAACTTTTCCAAAGCCTCAAGGAGATATGTAATGGTATCATTCCTAACAGGACTGGGGATGTTTATCAGCACCCTGGTTAGTCTAGCAGGAATAGGATTCCTGCATAATAGTACTTCCTATGCTCAAATCTTTTATCTTGAAATACTCTGGTATCCCATATATTTTACAGTATCGGTTGGGACATTATTGTCAGTATCTACACCCGGGATAAGAGGTGCTACAGGAGTTGTAGGTACACTTTCTATACTTGCATATATGGGTGTAATCTTATCGTCAGGATCAACAATTTTTAATTATAATATTATATATTTTATTGAATTCACAGAAATCTTAATAGCTTTATTGTTTATGGTGAATTATCATACAACTAAGGTGCTTCATATGAAGATTGTCAAAAACAATACTGGTATTGCAGAAACCAATGTAACTAATACGATGTCAATGGCAGGAGATCCGGTTATTAATGAGGGGTACAAGCCTGAATTTAACCGTGATAAAAATCAGTCAGCAAATCAAAAGCAACAGGTCAATAGCAGTCAAAATCAGACTAATTATCAGCAGAGAAATGCAGTATCAACTATAAACACTAAATATGAACAGAAAGACGCAATTGCCATAATCGGACCACCAGCAGCCGGTAAGACCACATTCCTTGCATACTTTTTTCATTTTTTGCAGGACATTGAAGCGGCCATAAACGTGGAAGCAGATGTTGTGAGTGGAATAGACCTTATGGAAGAATATATAAACAGGATATTTTCCGAACACAAGTTCCCAGAACTCACTGCGAAAGACAGGGTTGGTGAGGTAGTCTTTCAATTCACGAAGAAGAAAAGATTTGGATCAAATAGAATATACTTGCGGATAAACGACATTGCTGGGGAAACGTTTAACAGTCTTCAGGGTGGTCCCGATAATGTAAGGAGAATGTTGATGAATACAAGATTTGAATACCTCCTGAAAGCAAAAGGATATCTGGTAATGATCGATTGTTCTTCATACCGTGAGTGGGCTACACGGGATCTACAATACAGAAGAATCATTGAAACCATTCTTAATGCAAGGGTGGACAAAAAAAGCCGTCCAAATATAGCATTCCTTTTTACGAAAACAGATACACTTCCTGACGCAGTATTTAATTATTCAGCAATTGACCTCTTAAAATTATTGAGAAATACCTATGCATATATCACAAAAAACATAAAGAATCCATCAGCATTCAAGATATTCATAAAGACTGAAAGGGATCAAAATGGAGAAATTGTTCCAAAGTTAGATCTTGGTGTGGGTGGAATGTACGGAATAAACTTCGATCCTCAACTAAACTCAGGTTTTATCTTAATTGCAAACTGGATTAGTGAGGTAGGAGACTTATGA
- a CDS encoding MFS transporter, translated as MNRQSGLLTLTKSFRSFIFITMAVSSPYYLASFHYNSIEIGLVLFLSLLSTSIFVILYGRINKSLKLRSILLSSFLIIGFVLLIIFHNPVFYVIGVIVGGISLSGRDLSAYQPIEQYTISHYEVDQKIKNRTFSIYNFGSYGAASIGSLVLFILSTITFQEIFIMDMLLAVTQLFFYLLIEFPVYHKKSDRPEISEDMKGHIRILTALFSMDSIGGGLITTSMLTLWFKAVYNVDLSTAGAIFLVVNILTAISILISSRIQNSIGLIRTMVFTHLISNGFLLFMPVVHNLLWSEAFLYLRQTTSQMDVPARDSFINTFIPKESRIGANSRFTSARSASQIPGPLLGGLAVDLLPSSLIFAAGGIKAAYDIILYWKYSWFKT; from the coding sequence ATGAACAGGCAATCCGGTCTGCTTACTCTAACAAAGTCTTTTAGATCATTTATTTTCATTACGATGGCTGTTAGCTCGCCCTATTATCTCGCCTCTTTCCATTATAATTCAATAGAGATCGGTCTGGTATTATTTCTGAGTCTTCTCTCTACCAGTATATTTGTAATATTATACGGACGTATTAATAAATCACTCAAATTGAGATCAATCCTGTTATCCTCGTTTCTGATCATTGGATTTGTTCTTCTCATAATTTTTCACAATCCAGTGTTCTATGTGATAGGTGTGATAGTAGGTGGTATATCCTTAAGTGGAAGGGACCTTTCAGCTTATCAGCCTATAGAACAATACACAATTAGTCATTATGAAGTTGACCAAAAAATTAAGAACCGTACCTTCTCCATTTATAATTTTGGTTCTTATGGAGCAGCGTCAATTGGATCACTCGTTCTATTCATATTGAGCACCATAACATTTCAGGAAATTTTTATTATGGATATGCTTCTAGCTGTAACACAACTGTTTTTCTATCTTTTGATTGAATTTCCAGTATATCATAAGAAAAGTGATCGCCCAGAAATATCTGAAGATATGAAGGGTCATATTCGAATATTGACTGCTTTATTTTCCATGGATTCCATTGGAGGAGGCCTTATAACCACATCAATGCTCACCCTGTGGTTCAAGGCTGTATATAATGTAGATCTTAGTACTGCCGGGGCAATCTTCCTGGTTGTAAATATATTAACGGCCATATCTATTCTGATTTCATCCAGGATACAGAACAGCATCGGGTTGATAAGGACAATGGTTTTTACTCATCTGATAAGTAATGGTTTTCTCCTGTTCATGCCAGTTGTTCATAATCTTTTATGGAGTGAGGCATTTTTGTACCTGCGCCAGACAACCAGCCAGATGGATGTGCCAGCGAGGGATAGTTTCATCAACACTTTTATACCAAAAGAAAGCAGAATAGGAGCAAATTCAAGATTTACCTCTGCCAGATCAGCCTCACAAATACCTGGTCCACTTCTTGGAGGTCTTGCAGTTGACCTGTTACCATCATCTTTAATATTCGCTGCTGGAGGTATAAAAGCAGCCTATGATATTATACTTTACTGGAAATATTCGTGGTTTAAAACATAA
- a CDS encoding ATP-binding protein — translation MEHEKLRELLEKGLKAEYDGDRKTALSLYSDAVLILNDELRTDNQIKKEKIQRQMKSIQTAITRLKSGESSGSREDADGIKILEELGLTLENGNGPTMDEVAGMTKVKEEMYTQIIYPLKFPDLAKEFNIKFGGGILLYGPPGNGKTFLIRALAREAKMNFIYVNPSSLFSQWFGNFEKNITKLFKAAKELSPCILFFDELDSLFPSRDQVNSDAARRGVSQFLNEIGGFSSDSSDRPVVILGATNVPWQLDPAVTRPGRFDRMIYIPPPDLEARKLILQHYLSKIKRLGKVDVDELAKKTEGYSAADLEYLCKFTTQKAFLRAVEGNNEEFITDNSMNEAMLDVKPSINPSVLQRYKRFMDQRS, via the coding sequence ATGGAACATGAAAAATTAAGGGAATTGCTGGAAAAAGGTCTGAAGGCTGAATACGATGGTGATAGAAAAACAGCACTGTCTCTCTACAGCGATGCAGTATTGATACTAAACGATGAACTTAGAACGGATAACCAGATAAAAAAGGAGAAAATACAGAGACAGATGAAATCTATCCAAACTGCTATTACGAGGTTAAAATCGGGTGAATCTTCGGGAAGCAGAGAGGATGCAGACGGGATCAAAATACTTGAAGAACTCGGACTGACACTGGAAAATGGCAATGGCCCCACCATGGATGAGGTTGCCGGTATGACAAAGGTAAAAGAAGAAATGTACACACAGATAATATATCCATTGAAATTTCCAGATCTGGCAAAAGAATTCAATATAAAATTTGGAGGTGGGATACTCTTATATGGTCCTCCAGGAAATGGTAAAACATTCCTTATAAGAGCACTGGCAAGAGAGGCAAAGATGAATTTTATCTACGTTAATCCTTCAAGCCTGTTCAGCCAGTGGTTTGGTAATTTTGAAAAGAATATTACTAAACTGTTCAAAGCGGCTAAAGAACTGTCTCCCTGCATTCTTTTCTTTGATGAACTTGATAGCCTCTTTCCATCCCGTGATCAGGTTAACAGTGATGCAGCGAGAAGAGGGGTTTCACAGTTTCTTAATGAAATAGGAGGGTTTTCATCTGATTCCTCAGATAGACCTGTAGTAATCCTCGGAGCAACAAACGTCCCATGGCAACTGGACCCTGCAGTGACAAGGCCAGGAAGATTTGACAGGATGATTTACATTCCACCTCCCGACCTAGAAGCAAGGAAACTGATACTTCAACACTATCTCTCTAAAATAAAGAGACTTGGTAAGGTAGATGTTGACGAACTTGCTAAAAAGACCGAGGGTTACAGCGCGGCAGATCTTGAATATCTATGTAAATTCACGACTCAGAAAGCCTTTTTGAGGGCTGTAGAAGGGAACAATGAAGAGTTCATAACAGATAATTCCATGAACGAAGCAATGCTTGATGTGAAGCCTTCCATTAATCCTTCTGTTCTGCAAAGGTATAAAAGATTCATGGATCAAAGGTCATGA
- a CDS encoding rhodanese-like domain-containing protein has product MTDDIEKVVEKVKKEEMMILDMRDFESYMKGHIPNSILAPYVEGRWAPEISNFLSSRDSPTIVLYESDEEKNVASSELSKIGHELQFLKYKEFKQAGNFQEAHATNLGPDEFGEHIEDYQVIDVREPYEWNSGYIDNAHLIPLNDLFIEYEKLDKKKKYAIICAHGNRSLYGAIFLADKGFEVYNVDGGMDALQRSGYV; this is encoded by the coding sequence ATGACCGATGACATAGAGAAAGTAGTTGAGAAAGTGAAAAAAGAAGAAATGATGATACTCGATATGAGAGATTTTGAATCCTACATGAAAGGACATATTCCAAACTCGATTCTAGCTCCATATGTTGAAGGTAGATGGGCGCCAGAAATTTCAAATTTCCTCAGTTCCAGAGATAGCCCTACCATTGTGCTATATGAATCCGATGAGGAAAAGAATGTTGCATCCAGTGAACTGAGTAAGATTGGACACGAACTTCAATTCCTGAAGTATAAAGAGTTTAAGCAGGCAGGAAATTTCCAGGAAGCCCATGCCACTAATCTAGGACCTGATGAATTTGGAGAACATATCGAAGATTATCAGGTAATTGATGTAAGAGAGCCATATGAATGGAATTCCGGATATATAGATAATGCTCATCTTATACCATTGAATGACCTCTTTATAGAGTATGAAAAGTTAGATAAAAAAAAGAAATACGCCATTATTTGTGCCCATGGAAATAGAAGTCTTTACGGTGCAATTTTCCTTGCTGACAAGGGGTTTGAAGTTTATAACGTTGATGGAGGCATGGATGCACTGCAGCGTTCTGGATATGTGTGA
- a CDS encoding histidine phosphatase family protein, with product MGNDFTGKIYILRHGQTDCNKAGLWYCPEDSHINEDGRKQAEAIKDVIFKIDPERVYCSPFQRCIDTAEMVTGKDSRYPIIIDECLGERNFRGIEGLDSEGIMRNFGVSMNFSPVTPNIDFIPGVESSSTFHKRIEKCMDNILNNSKDNEKILLVTHGGVMWSIIHQKLNLVPKPRTFLNCALLGLEVKHGIFSPFLSINMREDWYSDINPSWSSLQL from the coding sequence ATGGGTAATGATTTTACTGGGAAAATATATATTTTGAGGCATGGACAAACAGACTGCAATAAGGCAGGATTATGGTATTGTCCAGAGGATAGCCATATAAACGAAGATGGCAGGAAGCAGGCTGAGGCTATTAAAGATGTGATTTTTAAAATTGACCCTGAAAGGGTTTACTGTAGTCCATTCCAAAGATGTATTGACACTGCAGAAATGGTTACAGGTAAAGATTCAAGATACCCAATTATAATAGACGAATGTCTAGGTGAAAGAAATTTCAGGGGAATCGAAGGGTTGGATTCTGAAGGAATAATGAGAAATTTTGGCGTTTCAATGAATTTTTCTCCAGTAACGCCAAACATTGATTTCATTCCGGGCGTTGAAAGCAGTTCAACCTTTCACAAGAGAATTGAAAAGTGTATGGATAATATACTGAATAATTCAAAGGATAATGAGAAAATATTACTCGTTACACATGGGGGTGTTATGTGGTCAATTATTCATCAAAAACTCAATTTGGTTCCAAAGCCAAGAACATTTCTCAACTGCGCCCTACTTGGACTTGAAGTAAAGCATGGTATCTTTTCGCCATTTCTGTCAATAAATATGAGAGAAGACTGGTATTCTGATATCAATCCCTCATGGTCAAGCTTGCAGCTATAA
- a CDS encoding J domain-containing protein, translated as MLDYYSLLGVSRTASEDEIRSSYKVLIKKWHPDLAKGDATMNELMARQLNEAYEVLSDPGKRRVYDLSLERAKNEREKWMQYARNPKRDNTPRENTVKGPSFDNFEDIERKNRTKLERERLDKWMVNLSRYMADHQWASNTFEKLSENLKLKAMAGNLTLEDAFFIYCTFQMEKSTMGIKTNYFNSKKIKQILETSKTRDEMEVGMQLISKEELILQLFLKVNAGLFKKIKLTEEEYRVIQKFMKFHSYLLKKNDDFFAGVTKFSISKNEWDVAKELIKMEVKFD; from the coding sequence GTGCTTGATTATTATTCTCTTTTAGGTGTTTCCAGAACCGCATCAGAAGACGAAATCAGGAGTTCATATAAGGTTCTCATAAAGAAGTGGCACCCCGATTTGGCCAAGGGAGATGCCACGATGAACGAGTTGATGGCAAGACAGTTGAACGAAGCATATGAGGTTTTATCAGACCCAGGTAAAAGGAGAGTTTATGATCTTTCACTGGAAAGGGCCAAGAATGAAAGAGAAAAGTGGATGCAATATGCCAGAAATCCAAAAAGAGATAATACTCCCAGGGAAAACACTGTTAAAGGGCCATCATTTGATAATTTCGAGGACATAGAAAGAAAAAACAGAACAAAACTTGAACGAGAGAGGTTAGATAAATGGATGGTAAACCTTTCAAGGTATATGGCGGATCATCAGTGGGCCAGTAATACATTTGAGAAGCTTTCTGAAAATCTGAAATTAAAAGCGATGGCTGGAAATCTCACACTTGAAGATGCATTCTTCATATACTGTACATTTCAAATGGAAAAATCCACAATGGGAATAAAGACAAACTATTTCAATTCAAAAAAGATCAAGCAGATCCTTGAAACCTCAAAAACGAGAGATGAAATGGAAGTAGGTATGCAACTAATATCGAAAGAAGAATTAATACTTCAGCTCTTTCTTAAAGTAAATGCAGGGCTATTCAAAAAGATAAAGTTAACAGAAGAGGAATACAGGGTTATCCAGAAGTTCATGAAGTTTCACAGTTATCTTTTGAAGAAAAACGACGATTTTTTTGCGGGAGTTACAAAATTCTCTATTTCTAAAAACGAATGGGATGTTGCAAAAGAACTCATTAAAATGGAGGTTAAGTTTGACTGA
- a CDS encoding alpha/beta fold hydrolase: protein MTEEKNIKFNGRNLFYLESKKEENKKNLIMLHGYSFSSKDWERIGSMEHFSNMGYNVYAPDYPGFGKSEENPNFKIERGDIENSESFAQSFMEFMGIDKYTLIGASMGGGMAIMNTALFPDSVLRLVVVGPAWFNMKLLNQITPPTLFLWGQNDTVAPYNSMLNEIRKHKNFEIEIVENSGHPVYLDQTEKFFKIVDKFLMK, encoded by the coding sequence ATGACTGAAGAAAAGAATATAAAATTTAACGGCAGGAATTTATTCTACCTGGAAAGCAAAAAGGAGGAAAATAAGAAAAATCTCATAATGCTCCACGGTTATTCATTTAGTTCAAAGGACTGGGAAAGGATAGGATCAATGGAACACTTTTCTAACATGGGTTATAACGTATATGCGCCAGATTACCCTGGTTTTGGAAAGAGCGAGGAAAACCCGAATTTCAAAATAGAAAGAGGGGACATAGAAAATTCCGAATCATTTGCACAGTCATTTATGGAGTTTATGGGAATAGATAAGTATACATTAATTGGAGCATCAATGGGAGGTGGTATGGCAATAATGAACACAGCTCTCTTTCCAGATTCAGTCTTAAGATTAGTTGTAGTGGGACCTGCATGGTTTAACATGAAACTGTTAAACCAAATCACACCACCAACCCTTTTCTTGTGGGGACAGAATGATACCGTTGCTCCGTATAACAGTATGTTGAATGAAATTAGAAAACATAAAAACTTTGAAATTGAAATAGTGGAAAATTCAGGTCATCCAGTGTACCTGGATCAAACAGAGAAATTTTTTAAAATAGTTGATAAATTTCTTATGAAATAA
- a CDS encoding zinc-ribbon domain-containing protein — protein sequence MYCDKCGAQLPDDAVFCSKCGNRVGTASQQNAAGNQNGQQNTTEARTVIAQSGVTELKCPGCGAPIKPTQGEMVVTCEYCGTSVTLGNTGWTNVSKHTMLNLSVEDTNQLHEIIKKHLDKGLLGRHMFEESKEEELTLTYVPYWIVPTGANSSFKYLNVAAEVGTLAMDAAIMGVADDAMGGRGGGMGGGMIDGMMIGGMMSGGMGGNNAIRGGTFSQNYQFPVLAIKDRPHLQPDSYNFKLEQRVDFNNSKIMKSIKVLNGDIDEDTSKEMAKTLVSQVQENIIKQKHHHLEALQTQCVTGTPELLHVPIWQGKYTHKKREYYVIVDGSDGQVMKTDVEKLK from the coding sequence ATGTATTGTGACAAATGCGGAGCTCAGCTCCCAGATGACGCTGTTTTCTGCTCTAAATGCGGAAACAGGGTAGGAACTGCTAGCCAACAGAATGCTGCCGGAAACCAGAATGGACAGCAAAACACAACAGAAGCCAGAACAGTGATTGCACAGAGTGGCGTCACAGAGCTTAAATGCCCTGGATGTGGCGCACCCATAAAACCCACACAGGGAGAAATGGTTGTGACATGTGAATACTGTGGAACCAGCGTTACACTTGGTAATACGGGATGGACAAATGTTTCAAAACATACAATGCTCAATCTTTCAGTCGAGGACACAAATCAGTTACATGAAATAATAAAGAAGCATCTTGACAAGGGTCTTCTTGGGAGACACATGTTTGAGGAGTCTAAAGAAGAAGAATTGACTTTGACCTATGTTCCATACTGGATAGTCCCCACAGGTGCCAATTCAAGTTTTAAATACCTGAATGTTGCTGCTGAGGTTGGAACTCTGGCAATGGATGCCGCCATTATGGGTGTTGCAGATGATGCAATGGGCGGCCGTGGAGGCGGAATGGGTGGAGGTATGATTGATGGAATGATGATAGGTGGAATGATGAGTGGAGGCATGGGTGGAAACAATGCCATCAGAGGTGGAACTTTTTCTCAGAACTATCAGTTCCCAGTACTTGCAATTAAAGACAGACCCCATCTACAGCCAGACTCTTATAATTTCAAACTTGAACAGAGAGTAGATTTCAACAATTCAAAAATAATGAAAAGCATAAAGGTTCTCAATGGAGATATTGACGAGGACACGTCAAAGGAAATGGCGAAGACTCTTGTTTCTCAGGTTCAGGAAAATATAATTAAGCAAAAACATCATCATCTTGAAGCACTTCAAACCCAATGCGTAACTGGAACACCAGAATTACTTCATGTACCAATATGGCAGGGCAAATACACACATAAGAAGAGAGAATATTACGTAATCGTAGATGGTTCAGACGGACAGGTAATGAAAACAGATGTTGAAAAACTGAAGTAA
- a CDS encoding FAD-dependent oxidoreductase — MEVVIIGGGAAGMSAASKAKRTAIDSRVTVVENGNFVSYAECGIPYYLSDKFENYENLIHYPIKEFTENRGINVMTGKKVKSIDSNQKKVILEGGETLKFDKLVIATGASAVRSEYESLGNVFAVRTLDQAIAIKKNGLGKKIAIIGDGILGMELASELSIDGKQVTLVSKHDRLFPKMDEKVTEDMISFFSRNVKVILSEKIVKISKIQNGLKVELEHTTIEVDSVFYAIGIVPNTGFLKGSGIKLSEQGLIEVNSHMETNVVDIYAAGDCATSINRISGKLEAQPLAQIANKMGRIAGSNLAGKEMVFPGGLGTTLVKVFDFELGFCGLNEVVAKKEGFAPDVKIVRGKSRANYYPGGSTLTLKIVYDKESRRLLGAEVCSMDNGAWRLNTLETAIYSGMTVDDLFYNDLGYTPPFGPVWDPIIIAASLTMRD, encoded by the coding sequence ATGGAAGTAGTAATTATAGGTGGAGGAGCTGCTGGAATGTCAGCAGCTTCAAAGGCAAAAAGAACTGCAATTGATTCAAGGGTAACAGTCGTGGAAAATGGAAATTTTGTATCCTATGCCGAATGTGGTATTCCATATTACCTATCCGATAAGTTTGAAAATTATGAAAATCTTATACATTACCCAATCAAAGAATTTACTGAAAATAGAGGAATTAATGTTATGACTGGGAAAAAAGTGAAAAGCATTGATTCTAACCAAAAGAAAGTAATTCTTGAAGGTGGAGAAACCCTGAAATTTGATAAACTTGTCATAGCAACTGGTGCATCTGCAGTCAGGAGTGAATATGAATCCCTTGGCAATGTTTTTGCCGTCCGAACACTGGATCAGGCAATTGCAATAAAGAAAAATGGTTTAGGAAAGAAAATCGCCATAATTGGTGACGGGATTCTTGGAATGGAGCTTGCTTCAGAACTGTCAATTGATGGAAAACAGGTTACACTTGTCTCTAAACATGATAGATTATTTCCAAAAATGGATGAAAAAGTTACAGAAGATATGATTTCATTCTTTAGTAGAAATGTGAAAGTTATTCTTTCTGAAAAGATTGTAAAAATCAGCAAAATTCAAAATGGGTTAAAAGTCGAACTTGAACATACAACAATTGAGGTTGATTCTGTATTCTATGCCATTGGTATTGTTCCAAACACGGGTTTCCTTAAGGGATCTGGAATAAAACTTAGCGAACAGGGACTCATTGAGGTAAACTCCCATATGGAAACAAATGTGGTTGATATTTACGCTGCAGGGGATTGTGCAACGTCTATCAATAGAATAAGTGGAAAACTGGAGGCTCAACCACTTGCACAGATCGCAAATAAGATGGGAAGGATAGCGGGATCAAATCTTGCTGGAAAGGAGATGGTATTTCCTGGAGGATTAGGAACCACTCTAGTAAAGGTGTTTGATTTTGAACTTGGATTTTGTGGGTTAAATGAAGTGGTTGCGAAGAAAGAGGGCTTTGCACCAGATGTAAAAATAGTGAGGGGAAAGAGTAGAGCAAATTACTATCCTGGAGGCAGCACCCTGACACTAAAGATAGTTTATGATAAGGAAAGCAGACGTCTTCTTGGAGCTGAGGTATGTTCAATGGATAATGGGGCATGGAGATTGAACACCTTAGAAACTGCCATATATTCAGGAATGACCGTTGATGATTTGTTCTATAACGATCTTGGCTATACACCCCCATTCGGTCCTGTCTGGGACCCAATAATTATAGCTGCAAGCTTGACCATGAGGGATTGA